From the genome of Fundulus heteroclitus isolate FHET01 unplaced genomic scaffold, MU-UCD_Fhet_4.1 scaffold_135, whole genome shotgun sequence, one region includes:
- the tnfsf18 gene encoding tumor necrosis factor ligand superfamily member 18, producing MPQRSQHPLIYVLLIWTSIVTIILFVFITLFFIPGQSSNSSTVGHTSPLHITPSSPEILNLKASEGRQSTIKWTTMQSDSSLILKGSGETIKFLKDGNYILNFQVTLSPCDEGPVSNTAHSVTLKLDGKDKLVGWINTNSNSTGLLSRILRLAAGTVLVISIDPAACVNTTVSMTHLDIIWLY from the exons ATGCCACAGAGGAGCCAGCATCCCCTGATCTATGTCCTGCTGATTTGGACCAGCATAGTCACCATAATCCTGTTTGTGTTCATCACCCTTTTCTTCATACCGGGACAG TCTTCGAACAGTAGCACTGTAGGGCACACATCCCCATTACACATTACACCG TCCTCCCCCGAAATACTCAACTTAAAAG CGTCAGAAGGGCGCCAGTCCACCATTAAATGGACCACGATGCAGTCAGATTCAAGCCTGATTTTAAAAGGCTCAGGAGAGACTATTAAGTTTCTAAAGGATGGAAACTATATCCTGAACTTTCAGGTAACACTGTCTCCATGTGACGAAGGGCCAGTCTCAAACACGGCACACTCCGTGACCCTGAAACTGGACGGCAAAGATAAGCTGGTGGGTTGGATTAACACAAACTCCAACAGCACAGGCCTGCTCAGCAGGATCTTGCGTCTGGCAGCGGGTACTGTGCTGGTTATTTCTATTGACCCCGCTGCCTGCGTCAACACCACTGTAAGCATGACCCATCTGGACATCATTTGGCTGTACTAA